The Theileria annulata chromosome 3, complete sequence, *** SEQUENCING IN PROGRESS *** genome has a segment encoding these proteins:
- a CDS encoding SfiI-subtelomeric fragment related protein family member, putative (Tap299b01.p1c.C.cand.11 - score = 9.90) — protein sequence MTNHMLSLFHLDGEWKDITSDRHDVTMLKFFGEGDVELTSSDYSVSIVDLSFTYLFNDGINCKKVKLGDDEVWKHTDDDKFAEIKSFSLGLCSKSFLVKNQPGKSVSQSQ from the coding sequence ATGACCAATCATATGTTATCACTATTCCATCTTGACGGTGAGTGGAAGGACATAACTTCTGATAGACATGATGTTACTATGCTTAAGTTCTTTGGTGAAGGTGATGTTGAGCTCACCTCATCTGATTACTCAGTGAGTATTGTTGATCTATCATTTACTTATCTATTCAATGATGGAATCAATTGTAAGAAGGTGAAGTTAGGAGATGATGAGGTTTGGAAACATACTGATGATGATAAGTTTGCTGAGATAAAGTCATTTTCACTAGGTCTTTGTTCTAAGAGTTTCTTAGTTAAAAATCAGCCAGGAAAATCTGTATCACAAAGTCAATGA